The following coding sequences are from one Arthrobacter crystallopoietes window:
- a CDS encoding MFS transporter, whose translation MAFWAWTIIAPLSASYTQQMDLSSTQTSIVVAMPVFVGSLGRIVMGALTDRFGGRVMFTAVLLATTPAVLLVSLAGVLQSYLLLVIFAFLLGVAGTIFAVGIPFVSPWFEASRRGFATGVFGAGMGGTALAAFLTPRLVGWIGYFPTHLLVAVLLVAVAAVVWFFLREAPGWTPNTNPVVPKLLAAAKLKVTWQMCFLYAVVFGGFVSFSNYLPTYLRDIYEMDPTGAGTRTAGFALAAVLARPVGGILADKIGSKPVVLVSLAAVAVLAFVVNLRPDGEIPAGLTFLGMASALGLGTGGVFAWVGTSSPPERVGSVTGIVSAAGGLGGYFPPLVMGATYNAEDNSYAIGLLLLAATALIALIYTWLYLKRQPSRRAAETEAI comes from the coding sequence ATGGCGTTCTGGGCCTGGACCATCATCGCCCCGCTCAGCGCGAGCTACACCCAGCAAATGGACCTCAGCTCCACCCAGACGTCCATCGTCGTCGCGATGCCCGTCTTCGTCGGCTCGCTCGGCCGGATCGTCATGGGAGCGCTGACGGACCGCTTTGGCGGACGGGTGATGTTCACGGCGGTCCTGCTCGCTACGACCCCGGCAGTTCTGCTGGTCTCGCTGGCCGGTGTCCTGCAGTCCTACCTGCTGCTGGTCATTTTCGCCTTCCTGCTCGGCGTGGCCGGCACCATCTTCGCCGTCGGAATTCCCTTTGTCAGCCCGTGGTTCGAGGCATCACGACGCGGCTTCGCTACGGGTGTATTCGGTGCGGGCATGGGCGGCACGGCGCTGGCCGCATTCCTGACCCCGCGCCTGGTGGGCTGGATCGGCTACTTTCCCACACACCTGCTGGTCGCGGTCCTGCTGGTGGCGGTGGCCGCCGTCGTATGGTTCTTCCTGCGGGAAGCCCCCGGCTGGACACCGAACACTAATCCTGTTGTGCCCAAGCTGCTGGCAGCCGCCAAGCTCAAAGTGACCTGGCAGATGTGCTTCCTTTACGCCGTGGTCTTCGGCGGCTTTGTCTCGTTCAGCAACTACCTGCCGACCTACCTCCGGGACATCTACGAGATGGACCCGACGGGCGCCGGCACGCGCACGGCCGGGTTCGCGCTGGCGGCCGTGCTGGCACGGCCGGTCGGCGGCATCCTGGCCGACAAGATCGGCTCCAAACCCGTCGTGCTGGTGTCCCTGGCAGCGGTGGCGGTACTGGCCTTCGTCGTCAACCTGCGGCCCGACGGCGAAATCCCCGCCGGCCTGACGTTCCTGGGCATGGCCTCTGCCCTCGGGCTGGGCACCGGCGGTGTCTTTGCCTGGGTCGGAACCAGTTCCCCTCCCGAACGGGTAGGCTCCGTGACCGGTATCGTGAGCGCGGCCGGCGGACTGGGCGGCTACTTCCCGCCGCTGGTCATGGGCGCCACCTACAACGCCGAGGACAACAGCTACGCCATCGGACTGCTCCTGCTCGCGG
- the narH gene encoding nitrate reductase subunit beta: MKVMAQVGMVMNLDKCIGCHTCSVTCKQAWTNRAGTEYVWFNNVETRPGQGYPRRYEDQEKWRGGWELNRWGRLKLKGGGRLKKLFGIFASPVQPELDDYYEPWTYDYETLTDAPLGDDFPVARPKSLITGKDMKVEWSANWDDNLGGTSQLGHLDPIVEKIRKESEEKIKFEFEQTFMFYLPRICEHCLNPSCMASCPSGAIYKREEDGIVLVDQDRCRGWRQCITGCPYKKMYFNHKTGKAEKCTFCYPRIEVGIPTVCSETCVGRLRYIGIFLYDADRVTEAASIEDEKELYQAQLDLMLDPNDPEVVAGARAEGIPEDWMDAARRSPVYNMAKVYKVALPLHPEYRTMPMVWYVPPLSPVVDLLSEQGHDAEDAGNLFGAIESLRIPVEYLAELFTAGDTEIVTGVLRKLAAMRSFMRGISLGNDPDDSIPEAVGMEPEAMYEMYRLMAIAKYNERYVIPKAHVEQAHNLEEMGCSLDFDDGPGMYPSDPFGEASGKPTPVAVENFYALKQRQTTDGQTEPGELRGRVNLLNWDGRGVPRGLFPKSEDNPQMSPDSPAHGGGAAGPGPDYGGPSSQAGPSGNPLESQPPREP, encoded by the coding sequence ATGAAAGTCATGGCTCAAGTGGGCATGGTGATGAACCTCGACAAATGCATCGGTTGCCACACCTGCTCGGTGACGTGCAAGCAGGCGTGGACCAACCGCGCCGGCACCGAGTACGTCTGGTTCAACAACGTCGAGACGCGGCCGGGCCAGGGTTACCCGCGCCGCTACGAGGACCAGGAGAAATGGCGCGGCGGCTGGGAGCTGAACCGGTGGGGACGCCTCAAGCTCAAGGGCGGCGGCCGGCTCAAGAAGCTGTTCGGCATCTTTGCCAGCCCCGTCCAGCCCGAACTGGACGACTACTACGAGCCCTGGACCTACGACTACGAAACGCTCACCGATGCCCCGCTCGGCGACGACTTCCCGGTGGCCAGGCCCAAGTCGCTCATCACCGGCAAGGACATGAAGGTCGAGTGGTCCGCGAACTGGGACGACAACCTGGGCGGCACCTCGCAGCTGGGCCATCTGGATCCCATCGTCGAGAAGATCCGCAAGGAGTCCGAGGAGAAGATCAAGTTCGAGTTCGAGCAGACGTTCATGTTCTATCTGCCCCGGATCTGCGAACACTGCCTCAACCCGTCCTGCATGGCCTCCTGCCCGTCCGGCGCCATCTATAAGCGCGAAGAAGACGGCATCGTCCTGGTGGATCAGGACCGCTGCCGCGGCTGGCGGCAGTGCATCACGGGCTGCCCGTACAAGAAGATGTACTTCAACCACAAGACCGGCAAAGCCGAAAAATGTACCTTCTGCTACCCGCGCATCGAGGTGGGCATCCCGACCGTCTGTTCCGAAACCTGCGTGGGACGGCTGCGCTACATCGGCATCTTCCTCTACGACGCGGACCGGGTAACCGAGGCCGCGTCCATCGAAGATGAAAAGGAGCTCTACCAGGCCCAGCTGGACCTCATGCTGGATCCCAACGACCCCGAAGTCGTCGCCGGAGCCCGCGCCGAGGGCATCCCGGAGGACTGGATGGACGCCGCGCGGCGCTCACCGGTCTACAACATGGCCAAGGTCTACAAGGTCGCACTGCCGCTCCACCCGGAGTACCGCACCATGCCAATGGTCTGGTACGTGCCCCCGCTGTCCCCGGTTGTCGATCTGCTCAGCGAGCAGGGCCACGACGCCGAGGACGCCGGGAACCTGTTCGGCGCCATCGAATCGCTGCGCATCCCGGTTGAGTATCTGGCGGAGCTCTTCACCGCCGGGGACACCGAGATTGTCACCGGTGTACTCCGAAAGCTCGCCGCCATGCGTTCCTTCATGCGCGGTATCAGCCTGGGCAACGACCCGGACGATTCAATACCGGAAGCCGTCGGTATGGAGCCCGAGGCCATGTACGAGATGTACCGGCTGATGGCGATTGCCAAATACAACGAACGCTACGTCATCCCCAAGGCCCACGTTGAACAGGCGCACAATCTCGAAGAGATGGGCTGCTCGCTGGATTTCGACGACGGACCGGGCATGTATCCCTCCGATCCCTTCGGCGAAGCCAGCGGCAAGCCCACACCCGTGGCAGTGGAGAACTTCTACGCACTCAAACAGCGGCAGACCACCGATGGCCAGACGGAACCAGGGGAATTGCGGGGACGGGTCAACCTGCTCAACTGGGACGGCCGCGGTGTCCCGCGCGGGCTATTCCCAAAAAGCGAAGACAATCCGCAAATGTCACCCGACTCTCCTGCCCACGGCGGCGGCGCAGCAGGTCCCGGGCCGGACTACGGGGGTCCCAGCTCCCAGGCCGGACCAAGCGGAAACCCGCTGGAGAGCCAACCACCCCGGGAGCCATGA
- the narJ gene encoding nitrate reductase molybdenum cofactor assembly chaperone, with protein MMQRQRVTYLAASWCLGYPDEELLERMPLIRSALAEFNGLDRSFGDVLNALTAKPLAEVQAWYVQEFDLSKRHALHLSYWTDGDTRRRGEVLIGFKQVYRNSGMLVNTHGELPDYLPMVLEFAATVDLAAGRELLTRYRPSLEMLRLALVDDSLPHAQVLQAICDTLPGASPTDRQQVMKMAGYGPPTESVGLEPYDPRLLPMQGGQ; from the coding sequence ATGATGCAGCGGCAGCGGGTAACCTACCTGGCCGCGTCCTGGTGCCTGGGGTACCCGGACGAGGAACTGCTGGAACGAATGCCCCTGATACGGTCCGCGCTGGCCGAGTTCAACGGGCTTGACCGCTCGTTCGGCGACGTCCTGAACGCCCTGACCGCCAAACCGCTTGCCGAAGTGCAGGCCTGGTACGTTCAGGAATTTGACCTCAGCAAGAGGCACGCCTTGCACCTTTCCTACTGGACCGACGGCGATACGCGCCGCCGCGGCGAGGTCCTGATCGGCTTCAAGCAGGTCTACCGGAACAGCGGAATGCTGGTCAATACACACGGCGAACTGCCCGATTACCTGCCGATGGTCCTGGAATTCGCGGCAACGGTGGACCTGGCAGCCGGGCGGGAACTGCTGACCAGGTACCGGCCCAGTCTCGAGATGCTGCGCCTGGCGCTGGTCGACGACAGCCTCCCGCACGCACAGGTCCTGCAAGCTATCTGCGACACCCTGCCGGGAGCCTCGCCGACCGACCGGCAGCAAGTGATGAAGATGGCCGGTTACGGCCCGCCCACGGAAAGCGTGGGCCTGGAACCGTACGATCCGCGTTTGCTGCCGATGCAGGGAGGACAATGA
- the narI gene encoding respiratory nitrate reductase subunit gamma has protein sequence MMDILLWGVLPYVMVAILVGGSIWRYKYDQFGWTTRSSQLYESKLLRIGSPIFHFGILAVIAGHFFGLVIPKSWTEAVGMSQDFYHFNALFVGGIAGIGTLGGIILLIIRRRTTGPVFMATTKNDKLMYVVLVAAIVFGLWTTLASVFLGGHGHNYRETVSPWFRSLFIFQPDIASMAAAPFSFHLHTLVGMLLFCIWPFTRLVHAFTAPLHYLFRPYIVYRSRDVGTAPGSRARQPGWQPVGTRDRERK, from the coding sequence ATGATGGACATTCTGCTCTGGGGCGTGCTGCCCTACGTCATGGTCGCCATCCTCGTCGGCGGCAGTATCTGGCGGTACAAATATGACCAGTTCGGCTGGACCACACGCTCCTCGCAGCTCTACGAATCGAAGCTGCTGCGCATCGGCTCGCCGATCTTCCATTTCGGTATCCTCGCGGTCATCGCCGGGCACTTCTTCGGCCTGGTCATTCCGAAGTCCTGGACCGAAGCAGTCGGCATGAGCCAGGACTTCTACCACTTCAATGCACTCTTTGTCGGCGGCATCGCAGGGATTGGCACCCTGGGCGGCATCATCCTTCTGATCATCCGCCGCCGCACGACGGGGCCGGTCTTCATGGCCACCACCAAGAACGACAAGCTGATGTATGTGGTGCTGGTAGCGGCGATAGTGTTCGGGCTCTGGACAACGCTGGCCAGCGTCTTCCTGGGCGGCCACGGCCACAACTACCGCGAAACTGTCTCGCCGTGGTTCCGGTCCCTGTTCATCTTCCAACCGGACATCGCCTCCATGGCAGCCGCTCCGTTCTCCTTCCACCTGCACACCCTGGTGGGGATGCTGCTGTTCTGCATCTGGCCGTTCACCCGGCTGGTGCATGCGTTCACGGCGCCCCTGCACTACCTGTTCCGGCCCTACATCGTCTACCGCAGCCGCGACGTCGGCACGGCCCCCGGGAGCCGGGCGCGGCAGCCGGGCTGGCAGCCGGTAGGCACCCGGGACCGCGAGCGGAAGTAG
- a CDS encoding nitrate reductase subunit alpha codes for MAAGPIKPGTDGSASDAMLAVGRFFTRWEQSDDGRAVYREGGRKGDVFYRDRWSHDKVVRSTHGVNCTGSCSWKVYVKDGIITWESQQTDYPSVGNDRPEYEPRGCPRGAAFSWYTYSPTRVRYPYARGVLLELYREAKSRLKDPVLAWADVVGDPVRRKKYQQARGKGGLVRVSWQESIEMAAAAHVHTIKTYGPDRVAGFSPIPAMSMVSHAVGTRFIQLIGGVMTSFYDWYADLPVASPQVFGDQTDVPESGDWWDSTYLMMWGSNVPVTRTPDAHWMAEVRYRGTKVVTVSPDYADNTKFADDWLPAQAGTDAALAMAMGHVILKEFFVERHVPFFTDYVKQYTDLPFLITLTPSPDGSSLVPGKFLTSADLPELAGSEDAEWKTVLLDEVTDKPVVPNGSMGFRYSESGKGKWNLELGDVKPRLSLYGSGGENAEVQLPCFEAPDGSGSVLRRGVPVRRIGGKLVTTVFDLMLAQYGVGRDGLPGEWAGEYDDGATPYTPAWQEAITSVPARMCIKIAREFARNAEQSGGRSMIIMGAGICQWFHGDATYRSILSLLLLTGAMGRNGGGWAHYVGQEKTRPITGWVSLANALDWSRPPRTMTGTSYWYMHTGQWRNDGYSADSLSSPLAEGHLKGMHTADTISKSARLGWMPFYPQFDKNPLDLAAEAEQAVEDGQAANAAGYVANRLKEGTLNPAIEDVDAPQNWPRTLMLWRSNLMGSSAKGNEYFLKNLLGTHHNVMGNAAEASMTRPDEVKWHEETPEGKLDLLVSADFRMTSTTLLSDIVFPAATWYEKHDLSSTDMHPFVHAFTPAIDPPWEAKSDFEMFHQLAEEFSRQAKTHLGVRKDLVSVPLQHDTAGQIAQPGGVVRDWRDGTTPAVPGKTMPVFTVVERDYTAIADKLAAVGPLADKLGFTVKNINYKLDHALDWLAKKNGVMLGGSADGRPAIETDAKLAEAILTFSGTTNGELAVHGFRELEKQTGRDLVDLALGSEEKHITFTDTQSAPVPVITSPEWSGSETGGRRYAPFTTNIERLKPFHTLTGRMHFFLDHDWLRDLGEALPIYRPPLDMHRLFGEPRLGQDGSAEITVRYLTPHNKWSIHSEYQDNLFMLSLSRGGPTCWISKEDAAAINVIDNDWVECVNANGVYVCRAIVSHRMPAGVVFVHHAQERTIDVPKSEATGRRGGIHNSNTRLLVKPTHLIGGYGQLAYAFNYLGPTGNQRDMVTTIRKRSQEVRY; via the coding sequence ATGGCAGCCGGACCGATCAAACCTGGAACCGATGGCAGCGCCTCCGACGCAATGTTGGCAGTGGGGCGGTTTTTCACGCGCTGGGAACAGAGCGATGACGGACGCGCCGTGTACCGAGAAGGCGGGCGGAAGGGTGATGTTTTCTACCGCGACCGCTGGAGCCACGACAAGGTAGTCCGCTCCACGCACGGGGTGAACTGCACCGGATCGTGCTCCTGGAAGGTGTATGTCAAGGACGGCATCATCACCTGGGAGTCGCAGCAAACGGATTATCCTTCCGTGGGCAATGACCGCCCGGAATACGAGCCCCGGGGCTGTCCCCGCGGCGCGGCGTTCTCCTGGTACACGTACTCGCCCACCCGCGTGCGCTACCCGTATGCCCGCGGCGTGCTGCTCGAGCTGTACCGTGAGGCGAAGTCACGGCTGAAGGACCCGGTCCTCGCGTGGGCCGACGTCGTCGGCGATCCGGTGCGCCGGAAGAAGTACCAGCAGGCCCGCGGCAAGGGCGGCCTGGTCCGGGTGTCGTGGCAGGAATCCATCGAGATGGCTGCCGCCGCGCATGTCCACACCATCAAGACGTACGGGCCGGACCGGGTCGCGGGTTTCTCGCCCATTCCGGCGATGTCCATGGTCAGCCATGCGGTGGGTACGCGGTTCATCCAGCTGATCGGCGGGGTGATGACTTCGTTCTACGACTGGTACGCCGATCTGCCCGTGGCCAGCCCGCAGGTCTTCGGTGACCAGACGGACGTGCCCGAGTCCGGTGACTGGTGGGATTCGACGTACCTGATGATGTGGGGCTCCAATGTGCCGGTCACCAGGACGCCGGATGCGCATTGGATGGCGGAGGTCCGTTACCGGGGCACCAAGGTGGTTACGGTCAGCCCGGACTATGCGGACAACACCAAGTTCGCGGATGACTGGCTGCCCGCCCAAGCCGGCACGGACGCAGCACTGGCCATGGCGATGGGGCACGTGATACTCAAGGAATTTTTCGTTGAGCGTCACGTGCCTTTTTTCACGGACTACGTCAAGCAGTACACGGACCTGCCGTTCCTGATCACGCTCACGCCCTCGCCGGACGGCTCGTCGCTGGTCCCGGGCAAATTCCTGACCTCGGCCGATCTGCCGGAACTGGCAGGCAGCGAGGACGCCGAGTGGAAGACGGTGCTGCTCGACGAGGTCACGGATAAGCCGGTCGTCCCCAACGGATCGATGGGCTTCCGCTACAGCGAGTCCGGCAAGGGCAAATGGAATCTGGAACTCGGCGATGTCAAACCCCGGCTGAGCCTGTACGGGTCCGGCGGCGAGAACGCCGAGGTCCAGCTGCCGTGTTTTGAAGCGCCGGACGGCTCCGGTTCGGTTCTGCGCCGCGGCGTGCCGGTGCGCCGCATCGGCGGCAAACTGGTCACCACCGTCTTCGATCTGATGCTGGCCCAGTACGGTGTCGGCCGCGACGGCCTGCCGGGCGAATGGGCAGGAGAGTACGACGACGGCGCCACGCCTTACACCCCGGCGTGGCAGGAAGCCATTACTTCCGTTCCGGCCAGGATGTGCATCAAGATCGCCCGGGAATTCGCCCGGAACGCGGAGCAGTCCGGCGGCCGGTCGATGATCATCATGGGCGCCGGAATCTGCCAGTGGTTCCACGGGGACGCGACCTACCGGTCCATCCTGTCACTGCTCCTGCTGACCGGTGCGATGGGCCGCAACGGCGGTGGCTGGGCCCATTACGTCGGGCAGGAAAAGACCCGCCCGATTACCGGCTGGGTTTCCTTGGCCAACGCCCTGGACTGGTCCCGCCCGCCGCGGACGATGACCGGAACCTCGTACTGGTACATGCACACCGGGCAGTGGCGCAATGACGGCTACTCGGCGGACTCGCTGAGTTCACCGCTGGCCGAGGGCCACCTCAAGGGCATGCATACTGCGGACACCATCTCGAAGTCCGCGCGGCTGGGCTGGATGCCGTTCTACCCCCAGTTCGACAAGAACCCGCTGGACCTGGCGGCCGAAGCCGAGCAGGCGGTAGAAGACGGCCAGGCCGCCAATGCCGCCGGCTACGTGGCCAACCGGCTGAAAGAGGGAACGCTCAATCCGGCCATTGAAGACGTGGATGCACCGCAGAACTGGCCGCGGACGCTGATGCTGTGGCGCTCAAACCTGATGGGCTCATCGGCGAAGGGCAATGAGTATTTTCTGAAGAACCTGCTGGGCACCCACCACAATGTCATGGGCAACGCCGCCGAGGCCTCGATGACGCGTCCCGACGAAGTCAAATGGCACGAGGAGACTCCCGAGGGCAAACTGGATCTGCTCGTCTCCGCCGACTTCAGGATGACGTCGACCACCCTGCTGTCCGACATCGTGTTCCCCGCTGCCACCTGGTACGAGAAGCATGATCTGTCCTCCACGGACATGCACCCGTTTGTCCATGCCTTCACCCCTGCCATCGATCCACCGTGGGAGGCCAAGTCCGACTTTGAGATGTTCCACCAGTTGGCGGAAGAGTTCTCCCGCCAGGCAAAGACCCACCTCGGAGTGCGCAAGGATCTGGTCAGTGTTCCGTTGCAGCATGACACCGCCGGACAGATCGCCCAGCCCGGAGGAGTGGTCAGGGACTGGCGGGACGGGACCACCCCGGCCGTGCCGGGGAAGACCATGCCCGTCTTCACCGTCGTCGAACGCGATTACACGGCCATCGCGGACAAGCTGGCCGCCGTCGGCCCGCTGGCCGACAAGCTGGGCTTTACCGTCAAGAACATCAACTACAAGCTGGACCATGCCCTGGACTGGCTCGCCAAGAAGAACGGGGTGATGCTGGGTGGTTCGGCCGACGGGCGGCCGGCCATCGAGACCGATGCCAAGCTCGCGGAAGCCATTCTGACCTTCTCCGGAACCACCAACGGCGAGCTGGCAGTCCACGGGTTCCGGGAGCTGGAGAAACAGACGGGCCGCGACCTGGTCGACCTGGCCCTGGGTTCGGAAGAGAAACACATTACCTTTACGGACACGCAATCCGCGCCGGTGCCCGTGATTACCTCGCCGGAGTGGTCCGGCTCCGAAACCGGTGGCCGCCGGTACGCGCCGTTCACCACGAACATCGAACGGCTCAAGCCCTTCCACACGCTCACCGGCAGGATGCACTTCTTCCTGGACCACGACTGGCTGCGGGATCTCGGCGAGGCATTGCCGATCTACCGGCCGCCGCTGGACATGCACCGGCTGTTCGGCGAACCCCGCCTGGGGCAGGACGGATCGGCCGAGATCACCGTCAGGTACCTGACCCCGCACAACAAATGGTCCATCCACTCGGAGTACCAGGACAACCTGTTCATGCTCTCGCTCTCCCGCGGCGGGCCAACCTGCTGGATCAGCAAGGAAGACGCCGCGGCCATCAATGTCATAGACAACGACTGGGTCGAGTGCGTTAATGCCAACGGCGTCTATGTCTGCCGGGCCATCGTCAGCCACCGGATGCCCGCGGGGGTGGTGTTCGTGCACCATGCCCAGGAACGGACCATCGACGTGCCGAAGTCGGAGGCCACGGGACGTCGCGGCGGTATCCACAACTCCAACACGCGGCTGCTGGTCAAGCCCACGCATCTGATCGGGGGGTACGGCCAGCTCGCTTATGCCTTCAACTACCTTGGCCCTACCGGGAACCAGCGGGACATGGTCACGACAATCCGCAAGCGTTCGCAGGAGGTCAGGTACTGA